One Undibacter mobilis genomic region harbors:
- a CDS encoding lytic murein transglycosylase, with the protein PRRRKYWEAELINALKIVDRGWAQPNAMIGSWAGAMGHTQWMPEVWLQIGVDYDRDGRINPFGKPDDALAGTARYLVERGKWRRGEAWGCEVKVPSGGQRMADNRTMRSYATWQSHGVRRADGEAFKRPDDQVKLWIPVAGGPAFLVGQNFRAVYSYNPSINYSLALVHLGDLVRGDGDFRQHFPGGERIPTIDEVKEIQRRLNERGFKTDGVDGRTGSDTVRAVGAFQKSVGMKPDGYAGLKVLERLRQP; encoded by the coding sequence GCCGCGCCGCCGCAAATACTGGGAAGCCGAACTCATCAACGCGCTCAAGATTGTCGATCGCGGCTGGGCGCAGCCGAATGCGATGATCGGCTCGTGGGCTGGCGCCATGGGCCATACGCAATGGATGCCCGAGGTGTGGCTGCAGATCGGCGTCGATTACGACCGCGACGGCCGCATCAATCCGTTCGGCAAACCGGACGACGCGCTCGCCGGCACCGCGCGCTATCTGGTCGAGCGCGGCAAGTGGCGGCGCGGCGAAGCCTGGGGCTGCGAAGTGAAGGTCCCCTCCGGCGGACAGCGCATGGCCGACAACCGCACCATGCGATCCTACGCGACGTGGCAGAGCCACGGCGTCCGACGAGCCGACGGCGAGGCCTTCAAGCGGCCGGACGATCAGGTGAAGCTGTGGATTCCGGTGGCCGGCGGGCCGGCGTTTCTGGTCGGGCAGAATTTCCGCGCCGTCTATTCCTACAATCCCTCGATCAACTACTCGCTGGCGCTGGTGCATCTCGGCGATCTCGTCCGCGGCGACGGCGATTTCCGCCAGCACTTTCCGGGCGGCGAGCGCATTCCGACCATCGACGAGGTCAAGGAAATCCAGCGCCGCCTCAACGAGCGCGGCTTCAAGACCGACGGCGTCGATGGCCGCACCGGCTCCGACACCGTGCGCGCCGTCGGCGCTTTCCAGAAGAGCGTCGGCATGAAGCCGGACGGCTATGCGGGCCTGAAAGT